In Trichocoleus desertorum ATA4-8-CV12, the DNA window AAAAATCTCCCCCTCACATCACGTTACAGGCTCCATTTGAGTGGTCAATGGATGAGATTGACACACTGAAGCGGAGTTTAAGGGAGTTTGCGATCGCTCAAACCCCTATCCCAATCTCATTATCCGGGTTTAGTGCCTTTGTGCCACGGGTGATTTATATCAATGTCTTAATCACCCCTGCTTTGCTGAATCTGCACCAAGCTCTCTTAACTCATCTGGAAGCAGCCTTAGGAATTGAAGATCCGAAAGCAAAACAGCGTCCATTTGCCCCCCATATGACGGTAGCGTTTCGGGACTTAACCAAGCAGAACTTCCGCGCCGCTTGGCCAGAGTTTCAAGATCGGCCTGTAGAGTTGGAATTCGTCGCCTCGCACTTGACTTTACTGCTCCATGATGGACATCGCTGGAACAGCTACGAAGACTTTCCCTTGTCATCATCCGCCACTTCTACCCATCTGCCAATGAGTTAGTTGCTGCGCCCACTGCTGCCAGCGAATATCATACTCCGGACTTTAACATAGATAAAAATCTATGCTATGAATTGGAAACATTGTATTTTCTTTATGGATTACTAAGAGTATTATCTTGACTATAGAGAAGTCCAATTCCCTTCCACAACACATTGCACAGTCCCAAATCGCAGGCTTTGGGGTTGTGCTTTCCCTCCCGACTTTTACCTATTCCAGTGGCAGGAGTCCGTCAAACCGATGATTCGGCATTAGGTCTAGTCATCTGTTAACGAAACTCTGCCTCAGCT includes these proteins:
- a CDS encoding 2'-5' RNA ligase family protein, translating into MNQQKRRFFIALVPPQPIQDYANEIKQYFAEHYASRAAQKSPPHITLQAPFEWSMDEIDTLKRSLREFAIAQTPIPISLSGFSAFVPRVIYINVLITPALLNLHQALLTHLEAALGIEDPKAKQRPFAPHMTVAFRDLTKQNFRAAWPEFQDRPVELEFVASHLTLLLHDGHRWNSYEDFPLSSSATSTHLPMS